ATCAATTAATGTCAAGGATGAACTCTGGTGTTTTTCACTTCCCATAGAAACTAATCATACCTCAAATTTTCAAATATGTAGGGTTAACGGTGAAGTTTTCATGACTTTTGGTAAAGCCTGGAAATATTTTCAATTACAATTTATTGATAAACCTCATGGTTTGGATTGCCACCGGAAATCAGGTAAGCCATCAAATCCTTTAATTCTTCTTCATTTAATCTGTTGATCAGTCCAGGCATCATGACCGAAATCTCTGACAGTTTTTTGCTTGTCACATCATTTTTTGTGATCTCCCTTATTGATTGAGGGTCAAAAGGATTTTGTGAAATGTAATATTTCTCTTTATCCTCATTGATCAGCTTGCCCAATACAGAACTGCCATCTGCCAGATAGAATATAGTTGATGCATATTGGTCGCTGATGACAGCATTTGGGTTAATGGTCGATTCCAATATGTCTTTTGGAGAAAATCGTGTTCCCAACTGAGATAAATTCGGCCCCACTACACCTCCTTCACCTTGCATGGTATGACATGAAAGACACAAAGTGGCCGCAAACATTGCTTTTCCTTTTACCAGATCGCGGCTTTTTAAACCCTCCAATAAAGTTATAGCTTCTTCAACCGTCCAGTTTTTTCCAGGTCCCTGAGGTTGTATTTCAGAAATCAATAAATCATTGCCATTTTGAGTTAAGAGAGAAGCACCCGATAATTCATTAAAATAATCATATTCTTCTTTGCTAACCTGGGATAGTGCCATTTTTCTCGCACGATCAATGAATCCAACGTAACTAAATCCCCCTTTGTAATGAAATGCATTTCGTATCCATTGAAAATAATCCTCTCTAAGTTGCGGAGTCCAACCCACTTTTGCATTTGCCAAAACGATAGCAAAATAAGATTGCTGTGATGGTGGCATATTTGAAAGCATGCTGGCAATATCCAGACCATATTGAGGATTTCTTAAAATCAAATCAGAGGATGTAGTATATGTCTTTTGGTAATCTGCATCATCTTTAGCGACCTTCAGTTGGGCAACAATTTTTTCAACAGCATCAGGAGCATCCAGATGGACCAAGATCTTACTTAATAACTGGTCAAGGTTATTGTTATTGGAAGGGAAATGCGGATTGAGGTAATTGATTAATCGATTTTTTATGTCATTTGAAGGGATCCCTTGCCTGAATAAACTCAACTCAATAGTCCTGAGCAAGTTTAATTGATCTGAATGAGACAATTGTCCATAATTGATAGCCATAACCGATTCGAGAATTTTTGGTTGGAGATTTTTGTCCCCCATTCGCACTAGCGAGATCAACGCTTGAGTTAATGTTATGGGGTTTTTTTCGACCAAAGCTTTTTCCTGCCAGTCTTTGACAGGCTGATGTTCAATGGCAATCCTTGCAGCATATTGTATAAACCTATCTTCATGCTTAAGGTAAGGCCAGACAAAATCAACTGCTCCTGCCTTCGGTCCACCGCTATGGAACTCTTCTAGTTTTCTCCTGATCTGATGTGCTTCAGACAATTCTTTTGGTTTATTTTCTGATAAAGACTCTTCTTGCTTGCCTGTATAGTATACCCTGTAGACATCAGACTGTAGTTTTCTTCCACCTGTCATAAAATACATAGCGCCGTCAGGACCAATGATGCCATCTGTAAGTGGGAGTGGGGATCCGGAAATAAACTCCTCAGCAGTACCAGAGTAGGTAGCTCCTGAAGGTTCAAGGTGTACCGCATAAATAATCCCAAAACTCCAGTCAAAAGCAAATAAAGCTTTCCTGTATTTCTCCGGAAAATTTGACCCTGTTCCAAACATCACATTGGTTGGGGAGCCCTGTCCAATATTCAAAGTCGCCGGTACATTGTCTGGATATTCCGGTGACCATTTTTGATTCCCAGTTCTCCATCCAAATTCACTTCCACTAGTAACATGGCAAATCCTAATAGGTCTGTACCAAGGCAAACCTAAATCATATTCCAAATCGGAATCAAAGGTAAATAAATCACCTGACTCGTTAAATGCAAGGTCATATGGGTTTCTGAAACCTGCGCTTATCAGTTCCCAGTGTTTACCCTCCGGGTCAATTTTGGCTATCCAGCCTCCAGGAGCTAATCTGGTACTTGCGTGGCCCCAAGGGTCTTTGATTTCGGGGAAAATATTGTCCTCATCCC
This window of the Aquiflexum balticum DSM 16537 genome carries:
- a CDS encoding c-type cytochrome; translation: MLTKNSIVKSISLLLILVFFSCGKKPVEIEALDPKVAKLKVPAGFVVEHLFSPAENGQGSWVGMTFDNKGRMIATDQYGALYRLEIPPIGSKDLAPKVEELKVGKDEGKLGMGYGHGVLYAFNSLYVMVNNNPNEDFDKVMGLYRLQDTNGDDQYDSITLIKALQGYQGEHGPHSMVLSPDKQSIYMMAGNLVDVHEMDAYRLPRVWDEDNIFPEIKDPWGHASTRLAPGGWIAKIDPEGKHWELISAGFRNPYDLAFNESGDLFTFDSDLEYDLGLPWYRPIRICHVTSGSEFGWRTGNQKWSPEYPDNVPATLNIGQGSPTNVMFGTGSNFPEKYRKALFAFDWSFGIIYAVHLEPSGATYSGTAEEFISGSPLPLTDGIIGPDGAMYFMTGGRKLQSDVYRVYYTGKQEESLSENKPKELSEAHQIRRKLEEFHSGGPKAGAVDFVWPYLKHEDRFIQYAARIAIEHQPVKDWQEKALVEKNPITLTQALISLVRMGDKNLQPKILESVMAINYGQLSHSDQLNLLRTIELSLFRQGIPSNDIKNRLINYLNPHFPSNNNNLDQLLSKILVHLDAPDAVEKIVAQLKVAKDDADYQKTYTTSSDLILRNPQYGLDIASMLSNMPPSQQSYFAIVLANAKVGWTPQLREDYFQWIRNAFHYKGGFSYVGFIDRARKMALSQVSKEEYDYFNELSGASLLTQNGNDLLISEIQPQGPGKNWTVEEAITLLEGLKSRDLVKGKAMFAATLCLSCHTMQGEGGVVGPNLSQLGTRFSPKDILESTINPNAVISDQYASTIFYLADGSSVLGKLINEDKEKYYISQNPFDPQSIREITKNDVTSKKLSEISVMMPGLINRLNEEELKDLMAYLISGGNPNHEVYQ